In Chloroflexaceae bacterium, one genomic interval encodes:
- a CDS encoding DUF4058 family protein translates to MGSPFPGMDPFLERPALWPDLHKSLIVALRDELQPQVRPDYYVAIEERTYIVEPGELVLAGRAHAAVIRSSSGEAPASQPQRAGEMGAIIVELDLPDQIRETYLEVRSVANHQVVTLIEILSPTNKRPGEGRELYLRKRRAVLASMTHLVEIDLLRGGQAMPLRGAPERGDYRILVSRADQRPRAELLIGTLRQPLPAIRVPLRPGDKEPELELNRILHDLYDRAGYDARIDYRATPDPPLEDDDAAWADALLRAAGLR, encoded by the coding sequence ATGGGATCACCCTTTCCTGGAATGGATCCGTTCCTCGAACGTCCGGCCCTCTGGCCGGATCTGCACAAGAGCCTGATCGTCGCCCTGCGTGATGAACTCCAGCCCCAGGTGCGCCCTGATTACTACGTTGCGATTGAGGAGCGCACCTACATCGTCGAGCCGGGCGAGCTTGTGCTGGCAGGGCGAGCCCACGCGGCGGTGATCCGGTCCTCCAGCGGCGAGGCGCCAGCGAGCCAGCCGCAGCGCGCCGGTGAGATGGGCGCAATTATCGTCGAGCTGGATCTGCCTGACCAGATTCGCGAAACCTACCTGGAGGTGCGCTCGGTCGCCAATCACCAGGTCGTGACGTTGATCGAGATCCTCTCGCCCACGAATAAGCGCCCCGGCGAGGGACGCGAGCTTTACCTGCGTAAACGGCGGGCGGTGCTGGCTTCGATGACCCACCTGGTTGAGATTGACCTGCTGCGCGGCGGTCAGGCTATGCCGCTCCGCGGCGCGCCCGAACGCGGCGACTACCGCATCCTGGTCAGCCGCGCCGACCAGCGGCCCCGGGCCGAGTTGCTGATCGGTACGCTTCGCCAGCCCCTGCCCGCTATTCGCGTGCCGCTGCGTCCGGGCGATAAGGAGCCGGAGCTTGAGCTTAACCGTATCCTGCACGATCTGTATGATCGCGCCGGGTATGATGCGCGCATAGACTACCGCGCCACCCCTGACCCTCCGCTCGAAGACGACGACGCAGCCTGGGCCGACGCGCTGCTGCGCGCGGCCGGGCTGCGCTAA